One Caenibius sp. WL genomic window, GTCGAGGCTGATCGTGGCGGTGTGCATCGGCCTGGCGTCGATCACATTCCGGGCCAGCGCGTCGATCACCGCTTCGAAATCGCGCTCGTTATACGCCTGGCTGTAGATGATCGAGACTTCCTTGCCGAGCGCGGCGACATGCAGGACCTTGTCTTCGGTGAACAGCACCCCGGCCACGACCACGCGGCCGCGAATGGCCGCCATGTTCACCGCCTGCTGCACCAGCCCCGGCATGCCCACGCATTCGAACACCACGCTGGGGCGGGTGCCGGTCAATTCCATGAACCGCTGGCCCGGATCTTCCTTGCTCGGATCGATCGTGGCGGTGGCGCCCAGCGCCATGCAGCGTTCGCGCCGTTCCACCGCCGGTTCGCTCACCACCACGTGCGCCGCGCCCGCCGCGCGGGCGAACAGGGCGACCGCCGCCCCGATCGGGCCGCCGCCCATGATCAGCACCGCTTCGCCCTTGCGCATGTCGGCGCGGCTGAAGGTGTGATGGCCCACGGCGAGCGGCTCGATCATCGCAGCCTCGACATCGCCCACGCCCGCGGGCACTTTCTGCACCATGTCCGCCCGCGCGGCGACGTATTGGGCATAGGCGCCCGGCGTGTCCAGCGTCGTCCCGGCGAAGCGGCCGTTGGGGCAGAGCTGAGGCAGGTGCGCATCGCACGCTTCGCAATCCTTGCACGGGAACAGCGGCACCGCCGTCACCCGGTCGCCCACTTTCCAGTCCCCGGCCACGCCTTCGCCCAGCGCGGCGACGGTGCCCGCGAATTCATGGCCGAGAATCAGGCCCGGCGCGGCAAAGCCGGGGTGCTGCGTCATATGCAGGTCGGACCCGCAGATGCCTGCGCCGCTGACGGCGATAACGATCTGCCCCGGCTGCGGGCGCGGATCGGCAACGGTTTCGATTGCCAGCGGCTTGCCCGCTTCGTGAAAGACGGCAGCGCGCATGGCTCAATGCTCCAGAAGGTGGCGGGCCTGTTCGGCCACTTGCGGATCGGCCTGTTCCTGGAAAAACCGGATGCGCCCGGCGAGCGATTGCTCGGTCATCTCCGGCTGGCTGGAGACCCAGAATTTGTTGGCGGCGATCTGTTCCATCATCACGCGCGACCCTTCGGCCAAGTCCATGCCATAGGCGGCCATCATGTCGTGCATCGCCTTGCGGTGCCCGGCGGAGGCGGCGGGTTCGCCCTTGCCCGCGCCGGCATCGAAAATGCTGGTCTTGATCATGCCCGGAATGACCGAGGACACATGGATCGGCGCCTGCTTGAGCTGCATTTCGAGGAACAGGCATTCGCTGAACGATTGCACCGCGTGCTTGGTCAGCATGTAGGCGGTCTGCGTGGGCATCATGCCGAACGCGCCGATGGAGGCGAGATTGGCGATCCAGCATTCTTCCCCGGTGGCCAGCATTTTCGGCACGAAAGCGCGCACGCCGTGGATGATCCCGTGGATGTTGATGTTCAGCGTCGCTTCCCAGCGCTCCGCCGGGATTTCCCAGGTATAACCGATGGTTTCGATGCCCGCGTTGTTGATCAGCAGGCGGACGCTGCCATGCCGGGCGAAGACCTCTTCCGCCAGCCGGTCAAGTTCGGCGGGTTGCGACACATCGACGACCATGGCTTCCGCCTTGCCGCCCTTGTCGCGGATGTCCTGCGCCACGGCTTCGGCGGCGGCGGGGTTGATATCGGTCACCACCACATGCATGCCCAGTTCCCCGGCACGCCGGGCAAAGCCCGAGCCGATCCCTGCGCCAGCGCCGGTGATAACGGCCACGCCCCCTGCGAATTTTTCCTCGTGCCCAGTCATCGTTTTCTCTCTGATTCGGTATGGTTTGCCATTCGATTGCCTTGCCCGCGGCGTGCGGGCAAGGCTTATCGGGCAAACCTGTCAGGGAGCCATCCAGTGGCCGCCGTTCACGTCGAGCGAGGCCCCGCTGACCACGGCCGAATAATCGGAAATCATCATCAGCACGGCGCGGGCGCAATCGTCCTGCGGCGGGATTTTGCCGATGGGGATGTCCTTGGTGATGAAGCCGACGACATCTTCGCGCTTCTTGCCCTGCGCCACTTCCGACTGGATGAAGCCTTCGACCGGCGCACCGTGAATCCAGCCCATGCGGCAGGTGTTCACGCGGATGCCATAACGGCCGAGATCGGTGGCCATGTACTTGGACAGCACGTTGACGCCGCCCTTGGCCACGGCATAGCCCATTTCCATGCCGTGTTCGGTGCCATAAGGCTTGACCGAAGCCATCGTCGACACGTTGACCACCGCGCCGCCATCCTTGAGGTAGGGGATGCAGGCCTTGGTCAGGCGCAGCGTGCCGAGGCAGTTGATGTCGAAGATCTTGGCCCAGTCTTCCTCGTCGGCATTTTCGACACCGGTCCAGTCGCCATGGTAGAACGCGCTGTTGACCAGGCCATCGATCCGGCCGGTGTAGGCATCGGCCGCCGCCTTGGCGAGCGCCTTGCACTGTTCCGGATCGCTGATGTCGCACGGCACGGCCACGGCCTGCCCGCCTTCGGCAACGATTTCACCCGCCACCTGATCGAGGAATTCCTTGTTCCGCGCGGCGAGCACGACTTTCGCGCCTTCCTTGGCGGCGATGCGGGCAATCGCCTGGCCCATGCCAGGGCCCACGCCGCTCACCACCACGACTTTGTCTTTCAGCAACATCGGTATATCCTTTCCTTATGGTCTCTGTTTTTTGAGGAAGGCGATCAGGGCATCGGCCAATGCCGGGCCCTGTTCTTCCTGTACGAAATGGCCCGCGCGCGGGATGCGGACATGATCCTGCCCCGCCGCGCCCGCGACGCGGCGCTGGAACACATCCTCCCAGCCTATGGTGGCCGGATCGCTGTCGCTGAACGCGGTGAGGAACGGGCGCTCCCAGCTTTCGAGGAAGCGCCAGGCCGCGCGGTTGGCGTCCAGCCCTTCGGCCCCTTCGGCGATGGGAATGCCGCAGGTGATCTCCAGCACGCCCGCCTTGTAACGGGCATCGGGGAAAGGCGCGTCATAGGCGGCGAGCACGGCATCGGCGGGCCGGGTGACGCAGGGCCCCGCCACGAACTCGCTCACCGGCAGATCGCTCGCCGTGCGGCACAGGTCGATCCACGCGGCAATCGCGTCGCCCGGCCAGCCGGCCACGCCCAGCGGCGGCGGATCGCAATTCTGCAGCAGCGTGTTGGTGGCCAGCACGGCGGCAAAGCGGTTGGGCATGTCCGCCAGCACGCGCAGCCCGATGGGGCCGCCCCAGTCCTGGCAGACCAGCGTGATTTCCTTCAGGTCCAGCGCGGCGACGAATTCGCGCATCCAGCCTACGAAACGGTCGAAGCCATAGGCGCTGCGCGCGGCGGGTTTGTCCGATTTGCCGAAGCCGATCATGTCGGGCGCGATCACGCGATAGCCGGCGTCCGCCACCGGCCCGATCATGTGGCGGTAGAGATAGCTCCACGTCGGGTTGCCGTGCAGCATGAGCACAACGGGCGCATCGCGCGGCCCCTCGTCCACATAATGCATCCGCAAGGGCCCCAGATCCGCATCCGCCACATCGACATGATGCGGGGCGAACGCGTAATCCGGCAGCCCGTCGAAACGGGCGTCCGGCGTACGCAGCAACCCGGGACGGATTTCCATCGCCCGCCTGCCTCAGGCGATGAAGCGGGCGCGGTACTCGGCAAATTCGCGGCGGATAGCCTCCTCGTCGAGGCCGAACCGTTCGAGCGAATATTCATGCGCCGGGCGCTGCTCGCGGCGGTTGCCGGCGAGGAATTCGGTCAGCGCTTCTTCCAGTTGCGCATTGCGTTCGATGCCGATGCGCGAAAGCACGCGTTCGGCCTGCACCAGCGGTTCCTTGGCGACCTGGCGATAATCGATATCGATGAAGCGATCCTCGCCGATCCGCGCGCGCGCCGCCATGAAGCTGCGCATCCATCCGGCCAGCCGCTGGAACCAGAATTCGCCCACTTCCTTGTCGGTGAGATCGGAGCTGAGCTTGTAGAGCGCGGCTTCCATGCTGACGTAGGACGGCACCACGTCCAGCGGATCGCGATGCGTCATGATCAGCAGCGCATCGGGGAAGGCGTTGGCGACCAGTTCCGCATAGGGCAGGTTGGACGGGCTTTTCAGAATCCACTTCTTGCCGCGGCGGCTCGGGTCCTGCCACTGCAGGTATTTGAGGATCGTCTTGAGTTCCTCGTGCCCTTTCGACTGGTCGTAGGTGTCGAGCCAGCGGGTGAAGCTGGGGCAGAAAGTCATCCCTTCGACCATCGTGCTGACGAACATCTGGCCGAGGATGATGATTTCCTCGTCCGGCGCTTCCGGGTCGAGCGGGTGGATCGAATTGAGTTCGGGCGACAGTTCGAGCCAGCCGTCGATCATCGCCTGGGCATAGGCGCGGCGTTCGGCCGGGTTGCCCGGTTCTTCGCCCGGGAAGGGGGCGAAATTCTGCACTTCGTACCAGCGGATCGCGGTCATGCCGGGGGCGGCGGCCAGCAGGCGATGAAAAATCGTGCTGCCGGTGCGCGGCAGGCCGAGGATGACACCGGCGACCTCCACCTTTTCGTCGAGGATTTCGGGGTGCCGCTTGATATCCTCGATCATGCGCAGGCGGCTGGTCAGCCCCTTGACGATGACTTCGGTCTGCCCCGCGAAGCCGATCGGCGTCAGCTTGGCTTCCCGGTTGGCCGAGGCGATGAACTGATCCATCGGTTCAAGGAACCACATGTCTCCGAAATCGCTAAGCCCGGCGCGTTCGCGGGCCTGGGCCAGAAGATTTTCGCGGTCGAAAGCGGGTGTCTGGGTTTCGTCGGCAGTGCTGGCCATGGTCCTCTCACTTCAGCTTGCGGCGAGGTGTAGAGAGGGGCGCACACCGCTGCAATACGCTTTTCCCGGCCGGATCATCGCGAGAAGGACAAAATTCCCTATTCAGGCCATACATCGGGAGTGGGCCCGGCATCGCGATCGGATGGCGCGAACCGCCCCAGCGGCAGAGGGCCCGTAGGCCCCCGGCATCACAGCGGCGGGCCGCCGGTGGATGCGGTCAGCCCGCCATCGACGACGATTTCCGTGCCGGTGATATAACGCGCTTCATCCGAAGCGAGGAACAGCACCGCGTGGGCGATGTCCCATGCATCGCCCATCTGCCCCATCGGCACCTGCGCATGGCGGCGGGCCATCATCGCTTCGTATTCGCCCCCGGCGTAGCGGTCGGCAATCCGTTTCAGCAGCGGGGTGTTCATCAATCCGGGCACCACGCAATTGAGCCGCACCCCGGCCTTGGCATAGGCGACCGCCGTCACTTTGGTGAAATGTATCAGTCCCGCCTTGGCGGCGGCATAGCCGACCTGATCCTTGCCGATCCAGCGCATCCCCGCCACGGACGAGACGTTGACGATGGCGCCGCCGCCCTGCGCTTCCATCACCGGCAGGGCATTGCGGGTGGTGAGGAAGGCGCTGGTCAGATTGAGATCGAGCTGCTGTTCCCACACCTCCGGTTCCATGGTGGCCGGAGTGCCGGGTTCGGATTGGCCGACATTGTTGACGAGAATATCGAGCCTGCCGAACCGCGCCACGCAATCGGCAACCGTCTGCGCGACCGCCTGCTTGTCCGTGACATCGCAGGCGGCGACATGCAACGCGTTGCCTTCTTCCGCGATCACCGCCCGGGTCGCTTCGGCCGCGGCCAGATCGCGGTCGACCCCCATCACGGTTGCCCCCTGCCGGGCGAGCAAAGTGGTGATCGCCTTGCCGTTGCCCCATCCCGGCGCGCTCGATCCGCAGCCGGTGACCAGGGCGATTTTCCCGTCCAGTCTTAACATTGCGCTCTCTATCCTCTCTTGTAGATGTGGGTTCGGGCCGGGCCGGGAACGGCTGCCTCTGCCGCGAAGGAACTAGCCACGATGCCGCACCCCCGCATAGCTTTGATCAGTGCGCTGGCCCAATCGCCGGGCCCCGCGATGGCGGCGATGGACGAGGAGTGGCCGCAGGCGCGCTACCACAACCTAATCGACGATTCGCTCGCCGGCGATCTGGCCGCGCTGGGGGCGATCACGCCGGATATCGTGGTGCGGTTCCTGGCGCTGGGCCGCTATGCCGCGGCCGCATCGGATGGCACGGCGCGCCTGGCGGGCGTGATGTTCACCTGTTCGGCGTTCCGCCCGGCAATCGATCGGGTGAAGGCCGATCTGCCGATCCCGGTGATCTCGCCCAACGAAGGGGCCTTTGAGGAAGCGCTGGATATCTGCGCGGCGCGCGCGGGCGGCGGTGCGGGGCGGCTGGCCATCCTGCTCAGCTTTGCCGGATCGCTGGCGCCGCTGACCGATGAAATCGCCGCCATCGCGGCGCAGCGGGGGCAGCCGGTGCCGGATATCGCCGGGGTGGTGGCCGATGGCGCCCTGTCCGCGTTGCAGGCAGGCGATGGGGCCGCGCATGATAGGCTGATTGCCGAAGCGGCGGCCACGATTCCCCCGGTCGATGCGGTGATAATCGGGCAGTTTTCGATGGCCCGCGCCGCGCCGCTGGTGGCACGAAGCCGGGCCGAGCCGGTGTTGACCACCCCGCATGCCGCCGTGCGCAAGCTGCGCCGGCTGGTGGAACGGCAGGCGGCATAAGCGCGGCATGGGACCCCTGTCGGAAAGTTGAAAAACTGTACCCAAGTACACTTGTAGAGTTTTTGCCGAGCAGATACCACTCGCGATAAATGCATGGGCCCACTGAAGAGGGGCCGGAGAGGGGTGGGGCTGAGATGAAATCGAAATTCGCGTTTCTTGCTGCGCTGTCGGCGTGTCTGCCGGTGGCCGGATCGCCTGCGATTGCGGCCATGCCGCCTGCAATGCCCAGCGCGGCCGAGATCATCAGCCAGCGGGATGAAGCGCTGGCCTATGCCGCCGGATTGCAGGGCTATATCTACGGCTATCCCGCGCTCGATTACATGCGCATCATGCGCGAACAGACCACGCCGGGGCTCGATCCCAAAGGTGTCTATGCCCCGGTTAACGCCGTCTATTTCCAGAACGCGCTGGTCGAACCTGGCAGCCTCTATGCCGGGCGAGGGCCGAACACGGACACGATCTATTTCACCGGCTGGCTGGACCTGTCGCAAGGGCCGGTCACGGTCGATGCGCCCGATACGCATGACCGGTATTACGCGCTCACATTCGCCGATTTCTATTCCGAAGTGCAGCACACCGGGCGGCGCACCACCGGCACCGGGGCGCAGCGGCTGATAGTCGTGGGGCCGGACTGGAAAGGCGATGTTCCGGCCGGGGTGCAGCTTATCCGCATGCGTACGCATCAGGCCTACATTCTCGGCCGCGTGCTGGTGCAAGGGCCGAAGGATTTCCCCGCCGCGAGCAAGCTGATGCGCCAGTTCAAGCTCGGCAGTGCGACACCGGCGGCTTCGGCCCGGCGCGATTATCCGGTGGCGGCGGATCTCACCTCGCTATCCGCCTTCCGCTTCATCAACGCCTTCCTGCGCACCAACCCGCGCCTGCCGGGGGAAGAGGCGCTGATGGCGCAGTTCGACAGGGTGGGGTTCGGGCCCAATGTCAGCTTTGACGAGGCAAAGCTTTCGCCCGGCACCCGGCAGGGGCTCGAACGCGCGGTGGCCGATGGCAACGCCATTCTGCAACGCGCCCCGCGCGCGACGCCGCAGTTCAAGGGATGGAGCCCGATGGGTTCGGGGCAGGGGCCTTATGGCCACGATTATCTGTCCCGCGCGATTACCGAAGCGCACGGCATCCTGGCCAATATCGCGGCGGAATCGGTCTATCCTTCGGCGCTGACCGATGGGGAAGGCAACCAGCTTGTCGGCACCAGGCGCTACCGCATCGTGTTCCCGGCGGGGCAGATGCCGCCGAACAATGCGTTCTGGGCGATCAATGCCTATGACCTGCGCACGGTCGACCTGATTCCGAACCCGAACAAGCGTTACGGCATCAGTGAACGGATGCCCGATCTCAGGAAGCGGGCCGACGGGGCGCTGGAATTGCGCGTCCAGCGCGATCGCCCTACGGAAAAGGATGTCAACTGGTTGCCGGTGAACGATGGCCCGTTCTTCCTCACTTTCCGCATCTATCAGCCGGGTGAAGCGGTGCTGAAAGGCCAGTACACGCTCCCCGCAATCGAGCCGCTTCCGTAAAGGAAGAGAGGCACGCCGCGTTCTGGTCAGGTGGATGAGGGTACCGGCCAGAATGCGGCGCTGCTGGCGAAGCAGTGGCGGGCGAAATCGGGCAGCGGTTTGCCCCGCCATTCGGCATTGAGCACTTCGATGCTGACCATGCCGGCATAGCCCGTGCCTGCGATCAGCGAGAGAAAGCGCGGCACGTCGAACACGCCTTCACCGGGGAAGGTGCGCCGGTCCATCATTTCGACAAAAGGATCGCCGCCCACCGGGGGCAGGGCATCGTCCAGTTCGATATAGGCAATGGCATCGGCCGGGGCCGCGGCGAGATCGTCCCAGCTATCCGGGCCATGCGTGTGGTGCCAGATATCGATCATCGCCCCGGCGCGGTCCGTGCCGACATGGCGGGCCAGCGCCACCGTTTCGGCCAGGGAATTGAGGCCGGTGGTCGGCATGTATTCGATAGCCAGCTTGAGCCCGCGCCCGGCCAGTGCCTCGCAAGCCTGTTCCAGCGCGGCCTGCCGGGTGGCGGGATCGGGGCCGTCCATATTGATCTGGAGAAACCGTGCGCCCAGCGCATCCGCCACGTCGGCGGCGCGCGTCAGCGTGGCCAGCGCCTGCGGATTGCCGTCGAGCATGCCCGCCGCAGCAATCACGCCGCAGCCGACGCCCGCATCGCGCATGTGGCGGGCAAGGGCCGCCGGATCGCCGCCCTGTTCGATCCACGGGCCGAGCGTGAAGAAATCCGGCCCGTAGAACGCGAACCCGGCCGCCGCCGCCGCGTCGATCCAGCCGCGCAGGTCTTCCTTCTGACCGGTGAAGACCGAACCGTTGAAGCCGTTGAGGCAGAAGGGCGGGGCGGTGCCGGGGGCTGCCGTCATAGCGAGGCGACCGCTTCCGCAGCGCCGCGCACGGCGCCTTCGATATAGGTGACGCCGGTGCCGTCCCCCACTTCGAGCACGTTGAGACCCGCCGCACGCAGGCTGTTCGCCAGCGTCGAATCCCCGTGCGCGCCCATGGCGACGATGATGTGATCGGCGGGGACCTGCCGGGTCTGCCCTTCGCGGTCGGTGAAAGTGACGCCCTGTTTGGTGAAAGCGATATCGCGCGAGCCCGGATACATCCCCACGCCGTGTTCCTTCAGTTCGGCCAGAATGCGCATGCGGCGCACCAGCAGCAAACCGCCGCCGAACTTTTCCGCTTCGCCGATCACCGTCACTTCGCGCCCGCGTTCCTGGAGGAATTCGGCCAGTTCGATGCCCACCAGCTCGCCGCCGATAATGGCGATCTTCTGGCCCAGCGGCATCCACGCATGGGTGGCCTTGCGCACCACATCGAGATTGGCGGTGACGCCGGTTGCCGCGCCCAGTTTGGTGGCGAGCCGGGTGGTCCAGCTCGTCTTGCGTTTCAGGGCTTCGGAATCCTGCCCCAGCATCAGCGCGCGCATATCATCGCCCGACAGCACGTGATCCATATCGCTGCCCGGAATCGGCGGCATGTCGCGCACCGCGCCGGTGGCGACGATCACCGCATCGGGGTGAAGCGACTGGACCAGTTCCACCGTCGCTTCGGTGTTCAGCCGCACGTCGACACCGGCACCTTCGACTTCCCGCCGCAGCCAGTTGAGCAGCCGTTCGTTGGGCTCGTAAGCCAGCCCGGCGAATTGCAGCGTGCCGCCGAGGCGGGCCGATTTTTCGATCAGCACCACGTCCTTGCCCGCATGGGCCAGACGGCGCGCCGATTCCATCCCGCCGGGGCCGCCGCCCACAACGACGATCCGCTGCACATCGGCGGAAGGCTGCCAGTTCTGCCCTTCCAATGCGGTTTCCGGCCGCACGGCGCAGCGCACCGGTTCGCGGACATAGGCGGTGCTGACGCAGGTGTAACAATAGATGCACGGGCGGATATCGGCCTCGCGCCCCGCAGCGGCCTTGCGCGGCAGATCGGGATCGGCCAGCAGTTTGCGGCCCATGGCGACGAAATCCATCTTGCCATCGCGCAGCGCGCTTTCCGCCATGTCCAGTTCCAACCGGCCCGAACCGATGATCGGGATCGACACCGCGTTCCTGATCCGCTCGGCGAATTCGAGATGCATCCCCGGTTCGTGCGGAATGTTGGAACCGGAATGGAGCTTGCCCTGCCCGACATCGTGATAGGCGGTGACAGTGATCGCATCGGCCCCTGCCGCTTCGACCCAGGGGGCGACCTTTTCCGCGTCTTCGATCGTGATGCCCACGGCCTTGCCGATTTCGCGGGAATCGAGCTTCACCCACACAGGGAAATCGGGCCCCACGGCCTCGCGCACGGCGCGCACGACTTCGAGCAGCAGGCGGGCGCGGTTTTCGAGGCTGCCGCCGTATTCGTCAGTGCGCGTGTTGGTGGACGGGGACATGAACGAGGACAGCAGATAGCCATGCCCGCCATGAATTTCCGCGCCGTCCATGCCCGCCTTCTTGGCGCGCACGGCGGCCTCGGCGTACTGGCGGATGGCGAGAGTGATATCCTCCTTCTCCAGCGGCTTGACCGTGGGCACCACGCCGCCTGCAAAAGCGGCCATTTCCTCGGGCAGGAAGTAATCGGGAAAATCGCCCTTGAACGCGGGCGGGATGGCCGGGGCCCACAGCGGATGGCCGTACTGTCCCGAATATCCGGCGACGAGGCCGCCGTGGTGAAGCTGGGCGGCAATCCGCCCGCCCGCCGCATGGACCGCTTCGGCAAGGCGGGTCAGGCCGGGCAGGAACCTGTCGTCGGAAATCGCCGTCTGGTTGGGCTGGACCTGTCCCACCGGCCAGGCGACGCCCGTCACCCCCATGATAATCATCCCCGCGCCGCCTTTGGCGTGGGCGACATGGTAATCGATCAGCCGGTCGCTGACCGTGCCATCTTCATTGGCGAGGCTGACGCCCATGGCGGTGACCATGATGCGGTTGGGCAGTTCCAGCGTGCCGATACGCTTGGGGCTGGTGAGCGTGGGGAAATTGCTGCTCATGGGGTGGGATTCCTCTCCAAAGGGCCGGTGTTCCGGCTGGGTAGTGGTGGGCAGGTCAGGCCGGTTCGATATCGGCTGGCCCCCAGAACGCGCGCAGGCTGGTGATCCGCCCGGCTTCGTCGAACGTGCAGGCATCGGCCGAACGGATGCGCATGCGCGTGCCGCCGGGCGGGGTGAACGTGACTTCGAACACCAGCAGGGCCTCGTCGCCGTGCGATCCGCGGATCGGGGCCACGGGTTCGATCCGCGTGCCGAAAGCGACGGTATCGGCAAACCAGGCGGGAATGTCCGCGCCGGTCTTGAGCGGCGAACCGATCGGGTCTTCGATTACCGCACCGGGGGCGAACAGCGCGGCCACGCCCGCGGCATCGCCCGCATTGATGCGGTCGACATAGGCTTGCAGCGTGGCCTTCATCTGCGCCTGCCGCGCCAGTGCGGCGGCGCTTTCGCCAGGGTTCATGCCCGCCGGTTCCGGCGCGGTTGCGGTCATTGCGATTGCTCTCCCGCTCGTTTGTGGATTTGCGTAACGACCCATCGCGACCTATTACGCGTTCCAGCCCGAGGCTTTTCGATTCACGAAGGAATCTGTAGCTGACAAGACGGGGCGCATGCAATCGGAGAGAGAACGATGACCGACCGGACCCTGCTCGACCAGATGGCTATCAGGGATCTGGTGATGCGCTATTGCCGGGGGTGTGACCGGCGCGATTTCACGTTGGTCCGCGCGCTCTATCACGACGATGCGATCGACGATCACGGATCGATGTTCAAAGGCAATCCCGATGATTTCGTCGCCTGGCTGCCGCGGGCGATGGCGCCATGGGAACTGACGATCCACAGCATTTCCAACAGCCTGATCGTGGTCGATGGCGATTATGCGGAAGGCGAACATCACGCCCGCGCCTATCACCGCACGCACCCGCCGGAGCGGAAGGAGTATATCGTCTATGGCCGCTATCTCGACAAATACGCGCGGCGTGACGGGGCGTGGAAATTCCTCCACCGCTCGCTGGTCTTCGATCACGGCGTGATCCGCGATGTCGATGAAACATCCTTCGCGCAGCTCAGCGGGGATGCGGCGATGGGGCGGGCGGATCGCGGCGATCCTTCGTGGTCGCTGCCGCTGCTGGCCGGATTGGGAGAGAAGTGATGCGCGGGATCGTCTGGGACGGGCAAAATCTGGTTGTCACCGATGCGCTGGAAGTGCGTGCGCCGCGCGAAGGCGAAGTGAAAGTGCGCGTGCTGCGCACCGGCCTGTGCCACAGCGACATGAACATGATGGAAATCCCCGGCGTTCAGGTCCCTATCGTGCTGGGCCACGAAGGGGCGGGCGTGGTGGCCGAAGTGGGCCCCGGCGTCACCGAATGGGCGGTGGGCGACGCGGTGATGATCGGCACGCAGACGCCATGCGGGGAATGCCGCGAATGCCAGCGCGGCACGCCCGCCAATTGCGATATCAACTGGGGCTATGTCTCCGACAATCCGTTCACGTGGGACGGCAAGCCCACGGGCAAATTCGCCAATGTCTCCTCGTTCGCCGGGGAAACGGTGGTCAAGGCCAGCCAGCTTTACGCCACCGGCGATCTGCCGCCCGAACAGGCCGCGCTGATCGGCTGCGCGGTTTCCACCGGCTATTGCGCGTCCTGCGTGCTGGGCGAAGTGCGCGAAGGCGATCGGGTGATGGTGATCGGCGTCGGCGGAATCGGCGTCAACGCGATCCAGGGGGCCAAGCTGGCCGGCGCCACGGTGCTCGCCGTCGATATGAACCCGGACAAGGAAGCGGTCGCCCGTTCCTTCGGCGCGGACGCCTTCCTCCTGTCGCAGCGGGGCGAAAGTGCGCGGGATCTAGCCAGGCGGATGCGCGAAGCGTTCGATCCCATCGATGTGGTGGTCGAATGCTGCGGTGCGCCCTCGGCGATCGAGGCGTCGCTGCTGGGGGTCAAGCGCGGGGGCCGGGTGGTGCTGATCGGCATGGCCGCGTTCGGTTCGACCGCCGCTCTCCCGCTCGACAAGGTGGTGTCGGGCTGCGAAATCGTGGCGATGATGGCCGGCGGCACGCGACCCGAACGGGACTATCCCGAACTGATCCGCCTGGCGCAGCAGGGCAAACTGGAAATCGCCTCGCAGGTCACCCGCGTCTGGCCGCTGGCCGAAGTGGAAGATGCGATGGAAGCGTTGCGCACCGGCCAGGTCACCCGCGCGGTGCTCGATCATACGATCTGACAGGGAAGGGAGCGTGGGGTTTGATTACCCCAGCCGCTCGCGCAGCGCCTGTTCCAGAAACGCGATCAGCTTGCGCAGCGAAGGGCCCGGCGGCGATTTCGTGCGGTGGAGCAGCCACAGCGGATAATCGTGGCGCGGATCGGGTTCGGCCAGCCGTTGCAGAGCGGGTTCGGCATCGGCGGCGAAGCACCATAGCGATGCCTCCCCCATTCCGGCGAGCACCGCCTGTTTGAGCTGCTGCCATGAATTGAAACGCGGCACGCCCGCTTCCTCCGCCGTTTCGCCCGAAGGATTGGCCACCGTCCATTGGCCGGGCACCGCCGTCTGGATTTCGTGCCCCCAGCCGAGCACGCGATTGTCGCCTCCGTCGCGCCGGGCATAGGGCGCTTGGGAAAGCGTGGCCACCTGCACCCCCGTCAGCCGCACGGGCGGGACGCGGACC contains:
- a CDS encoding sugar phosphate isomerase/epimerase family protein, with the translated sequence MTAAPGTAPPFCLNGFNGSVFTGQKEDLRGWIDAAAAAGFAFYGPDFFTLGPWIEQGGDPAALARHMRDAGVGCGVIAAAGMLDGNPQALATLTRAADVADALGARFLQINMDGPDPATRQAALEQACEALAGRGLKLAIEYMPTTGLNSLAETVALARHVGTDRAGAMIDIWHHTHGPDSWDDLAAAPADAIAYIELDDALPPVGGDPFVEMMDRRTFPGEGVFDVPRFLSLIAGTGYAGMVSIEVLNAEWRGKPLPDFARHCFASSAAFWPVPSST
- a CDS encoding DUF1254 domain-containing protein, whose amino-acid sequence is MKSKFAFLAALSACLPVAGSPAIAAMPPAMPSAAEIISQRDEALAYAAGLQGYIYGYPALDYMRIMREQTTPGLDPKGVYAPVNAVYFQNALVEPGSLYAGRGPNTDTIYFTGWLDLSQGPVTVDAPDTHDRYYALTFADFYSEVQHTGRRTTGTGAQRLIVVGPDWKGDVPAGVQLIRMRTHQAYILGRVLVQGPKDFPAASKLMRQFKLGSATPAASARRDYPVAADLTSLSAFRFINAFLRTNPRLPGEEALMAQFDRVGFGPNVSFDEAKLSPGTRQGLERAVADGNAILQRAPRATPQFKGWSPMGSGQGPYGHDYLSRAITEAHGILANIAAESVYPSALTDGEGNQLVGTRRYRIVFPAGQMPPNNAFWAINAYDLRTVDLIPNPNKRYGISERMPDLRKRADGALELRVQRDRPTEKDVNWLPVNDGPFFLTFRIYQPGEAVLKGQYTLPAIEPLP
- a CDS encoding nuclear transport factor 2 family protein, which gives rise to MTDRTLLDQMAIRDLVMRYCRGCDRRDFTLVRALYHDDAIDDHGSMFKGNPDDFVAWLPRAMAPWELTIHSISNSLIVVDGDYAEGEHHARAYHRTHPPERKEYIVYGRYLDKYARRDGAWKFLHRSLVFDHGVIRDVDETSFAQLSGDAAMGRADRGDPSWSLPLLAGLGEK
- a CDS encoding nuclear transport factor 2 family protein, giving the protein MTATAPEPAGMNPGESAAALARQAQMKATLQAYVDRINAGDAAGVAALFAPGAVIEDPIGSPLKTGADIPAWFADTVAFGTRIEPVAPIRGSHGDEALLVFEVTFTPPGGTRMRIRSADACTFDEAGRITSLRAFWGPADIEPA
- a CDS encoding arylsulfatase, with protein sequence MPHPRIALISALAQSPGPAMAAMDEEWPQARYHNLIDDSLAGDLAALGAITPDIVVRFLALGRYAAAASDGTARLAGVMFTCSAFRPAIDRVKADLPIPVISPNEGAFEEALDICAARAGGGAGRLAILLSFAGSLAPLTDEIAAIAAQRGQPVPDIAGVVADGALSALQAGDGAAHDRLIAEAAATIPPVDAVIIGQFSMARAAPLVARSRAEPVLTTPHAAVRKLRRLVERQAA
- a CDS encoding FAD-dependent oxidoreductase — protein: MSSNFPTLTSPKRIGTLELPNRIMVTAMGVSLANEDGTVSDRLIDYHVAHAKGGAGMIIMGVTGVAWPVGQVQPNQTAISDDRFLPGLTRLAEAVHAAGGRIAAQLHHGGLVAGYSGQYGHPLWAPAIPPAFKGDFPDYFLPEEMAAFAGGVVPTVKPLEKEDITLAIRQYAEAAVRAKKAGMDGAEIHGGHGYLLSSFMSPSTNTRTDEYGGSLENRARLLLEVVRAVREAVGPDFPVWVKLDSREIGKAVGITIEDAEKVAPWVEAAGADAITVTAYHDVGQGKLHSGSNIPHEPGMHLEFAERIRNAVSIPIIGSGRLELDMAESALRDGKMDFVAMGRKLLADPDLPRKAAAGREADIRPCIYCYTCVSTAYVREPVRCAVRPETALEGQNWQPSADVQRIVVVGGGPGGMESARRLAHAGKDVVLIEKSARLGGTLQFAGLAYEPNERLLNWLRREVEGAGVDVRLNTEATVELVQSLHPDAVIVATGAVRDMPPIPGSDMDHVLSGDDMRALMLGQDSEALKRKTSWTTRLATKLGAATGVTANLDVVRKATHAWMPLGQKIAIIGGELVGIELAEFLQERGREVTVIGEAEKFGGGLLLVRRMRILAELKEHGVGMYPGSRDIAFTKQGVTFTDREGQTRQVPADHIIVAMGAHGDSTLANSLRAAGLNVLEVGDGTGVTYIEGAVRGAAEAVASL